The following coding sequences lie in one Ostrea edulis chromosome 8, xbOstEdul1.1, whole genome shotgun sequence genomic window:
- the LOC125661570 gene encoding uncharacterized protein LOC125661570, whose protein sequence is MLQVFYLLVCIPLVTLSKSDCPCKNEIRNYNICMKTATSCGLHLSKFEECIKDRFTSMETEIKTLKGSIPNDTGRPHVSFIAYSPSRVKWPPGNFLKLGGITTNKGNGYNSTTRVFTAPVAGTYSFTLTIGLPTPSSSSDYLRLRILHNNKEVGLVWAGWEGLWIKVSENVLVDMKKGDKVRIEVHTWPKEYKYIGYGVASNFNGFLIQ, encoded by the exons ATGTTACAGGTGTTTTACCTTCTCGTCTGTATACCTCTGGTAACACTTTCTAAATCTGATTGTCCGTGTAAGAATGAAATCAGAAACTACAACATCTGCATGAAGACTGCTACCTCATGTGGTCTTCACCTCAGCAAATTTGAAGAGTGTATTAAAGACAGATTTACTTCCATGGAGACCGAAATTAAAACTTTGAAAGGCTCAATTCCAAATGATACAG gtaGACCGCATGTCTCCTTCATAGCTTATTCACCCTCAAGGGTAAAATGGCCGCCAGGGAATTTCCTTAAATTGGGAGGAATTACAACCAATAAAGGGAATGGGTATAACAGTACGACCCGTGTGTTTACCGCCCCTGTAGCAGGAACCTACTCCTTTACTCTTACCATTGGTTTGCCTACACCCTCAAGCTCCTCGGACTATTTGAGGTTACGTATATTGCATAACAATAAGGAAGTTGGGCTGGTGTGGGCTGGATGGGAAGGACTGTGGATCAAGGTCTCCGAAAATGTTCTTGTTGATATGAAGAAGGGAGATAAAGTACGCATTGAGGTGCACACATGGCCGAAAGAATATAAGTATATCGGATATGGAGTGGCTTCCAATTTCAACGGGTTCTTAATACAATGA